One window of the Roseovarius sp. THAF9 genome contains the following:
- a CDS encoding Hint domain-containing protein has translation MPTYTVRVYDTDPLGILSGTIGGFGTWSGEEPPTGTATITDNEAGIEGQTLDSDAAGGESATANITVGGNTSAGAPVYAEESWTVRDTVTGEVFNVITLRVDAGGATGYYTVSEVPLVAGRSYETLDYSTDPDVNAGDPAFNIDDYQEPGLEVDGTAGNDTIDAGYTDADGDSVGDGADTVQAGSGNDSIESGAGDDVVFGDVGSDTIIGGDGNDYLKGSEQDTGGTGIGGTNTAGNTFTVINLGTFADVDPTETNGVSENGADLEGTYGGLGSELYNNFQTAVTSDTNGDNTLADNDNGATPENITIDGVTYQLDSTHVFDATVTFADGSSGTFTAVVSQTTTGETFLMPEFTNNADNALLTSQPIVSISLDLLTNDDTGLVANRIDADYQVPAASSDTSADSIEGGAGDDTLVGDLGNDTLIGGTGADVFYGGLGDDEMYLAEGDSAFGGDGDDLFVLGDLGEAGSSTITITGGEGNETNGDTLQLTPDVTFDDITFTNTDDGAGGLSGNFTLADGTSVSFSEIENIICFTPGTRILTPQGERAIETLRPGDLVITRDNGPQPIRWLGHRTVEGRGKFAPIAVNSTVMEGARRPLLVSPQHRLLFSGYRTQLLFGESEVLVAAKHLVDGHDVRITERHLVTYFHMMLDQHEIVYAEGAATESFLAADVGVGALSDASREDMFRAFPHLRGDLSAYGDTARLCLRAHEARLVVEPRAALAMVA, from the coding sequence ATGCCGACTTACACGGTGCGCGTATACGATACGGATCCACTCGGCATTCTGTCGGGCACGATCGGCGGTTTCGGAACCTGGTCGGGTGAAGAACCCCCGACCGGCACGGCCACGATCACCGACAACGAGGCAGGGATCGAAGGCCAGACGCTCGACAGCGACGCCGCGGGTGGCGAATCCGCGACCGCGAACATCACGGTCGGCGGCAACACCTCCGCCGGCGCCCCGGTCTACGCCGAGGAAAGCTGGACCGTCCGCGACACCGTCACGGGCGAGGTCTTCAACGTCATCACACTGCGCGTCGATGCCGGAGGGGCGACAGGCTACTACACAGTCTCCGAAGTCCCTCTTGTCGCCGGTCGCAGTTACGAAACGCTGGACTACAGCACTGATCCGGACGTAAACGCCGGTGATCCCGCCTTCAATATCGACGACTACCAGGAACCCGGCCTCGAGGTCGACGGCACCGCCGGAAACGACACGATCGACGCGGGCTACACCGACGCCGATGGCGACAGCGTCGGTGACGGCGCCGACACGGTTCAGGCCGGTTCAGGCAATGACAGCATCGAAAGCGGGGCGGGCGACGACGTCGTCTTTGGCGATGTGGGCTCCGACACGATCATCGGCGGCGACGGCAACGACTATCTCAAGGGCAGCGAGCAGGATACTGGCGGCACCGGGATCGGCGGTACCAACACCGCCGGAAACACCTTTACCGTCATCAATCTCGGCACCTTCGCCGACGTGGACCCGACCGAAACCAACGGCGTCTCGGAAAACGGGGCCGACCTCGAAGGCACCTATGGCGGCCTCGGCTCGGAGCTCTACAACAACTTCCAGACGGCGGTGACATCCGACACCAACGGCGACAACACGCTGGCCGACAATGACAACGGCGCCACGCCGGAAAACATCACCATCGACGGCGTCACCTACCAGCTCGACAGCACGCATGTCTTCGACGCGACCGTGACCTTCGCCGATGGCTCCTCCGGCACCTTCACCGCCGTGGTCTCGCAGACCACGACGGGCGAAACCTTCCTGATGCCGGAATTCACCAACAACGCCGACAACGCGTTGCTGACTTCCCAACCCATCGTTTCGATCTCTCTGGACCTTCTGACCAACGACGATACCGGGCTGGTCGCCAACCGGATCGACGCCGACTACCAGGTTCCCGCAGCCAGTTCCGACACCTCCGCCGACAGCATCGAGGGCGGCGCGGGCGACGACACGCTGGTGGGCGATCTGGGCAACGACACGCTGATCGGCGGCACCGGCGCGGATGTCTTCTATGGCGGTCTCGGCGATGACGAGATGTATCTGGCCGAGGGCGACAGCGCCTTTGGCGGCGACGGCGACGACCTCTTCGTGCTGGGCGACCTGGGCGAGGCCGGCTCCAGCACCATCACCATCACCGGCGGCGAAGGCAACGAGACGAACGGCGACACGCTGCAACTGACGCCCGATGTCACCTTCGACGACATCACCTTCACCAACACCGATGACGGCGCGGGCGGGCTTTCGGGCAATTTCACGCTGGCCGACGGCACCTCGGTCAGCTTCTCGGAAATCGAGAACATCATCTGTTTCACCCCCGGCACCCGCATTTTGACGCCCCAAGGCGAACGCGCCATCGAGACACTGCGCCCCGGCGACCTCGTCATCACCCGCGACAACGGCCCCCAGCCCATTCGCTGGCTGGGCCACCGCACGGTCGAAGGGCGCGGCAAGTTCGCCCCCATCGCCGTCAACTCCACCGTGATGGAGGGCGCGCGCCGCCCTCTGCTGGTCTCGCCGCAGCACCGGCTGCTCTTCAGCGGCTACCGCACCCAGCTTCTTTTTGGTGAAAGCGAAGTCCTGGTAGCGGCCAAGCACCTTGTCGACGGTCATGATGTGCGCATCACCGAACGGCATCTCGTCACCTACTTCCACATGATGCTCGACCAGCACGAAATCGTCTATGCCGAGGGCGCCGCCACCGAAAGCTTCCTTGCCGCAGATGTGGGCGTCGGTGCGCTCTCGGATGCCTCGCGCGAGGACATGTTCCGCGCCTTCCCGCACCTGCGCGGCGATCTCTCGGCCTATGGCGACACCGCCCGGCTTTGCCTGCGCGCACACGAGGCGCGCCTTGTGGTTGAGCCACGTGCCGCACTTGCAATGGTCGCGTGA
- a CDS encoding SDR family NAD(P)-dependent oxidoreductase → MTLTGKHALVTGGGTGIGLAIARALQDNGAEVTITGRRADVLDEAAGAHGLHAQVMDVRDEASVVEGIAASVTARGPIQICVPNAGIAEGRNLSKTDTDFWHRTMATNLDGAFWTIRSALASMKTTDWGRVVAISSIAGIRGLKGAAAYSASKHGLIGLIRALSEDYMGSAFTFNAVCPGYVDTDIVTRNVDAISARAGVDADTARSMMVDANRHKRLIDPFEVAAAVTWLCDPGSQSVNGQTIEIAGGQV, encoded by the coding sequence ATGACACTGACAGGAAAACACGCCCTAGTCACCGGCGGCGGCACCGGTATCGGTCTCGCCATCGCCCGCGCCCTGCAAGACAATGGCGCAGAGGTCACCATCACCGGCCGCCGCGCCGATGTTCTGGACGAGGCCGCCGGCGCCCACGGCCTTCACGCCCAGGTCATGGACGTGCGCGACGAGGCCAGCGTCGTCGAAGGCATCGCCGCCTCAGTCACCGCACGCGGGCCGATCCAGATCTGCGTGCCCAATGCCGGCATCGCCGAGGGCCGCAACCTGTCCAAGACCGACACCGATTTCTGGCACCGCACCATGGCCACCAACCTCGATGGCGCGTTCTGGACCATCCGCAGCGCGCTGGCGTCGATGAAGACCACCGATTGGGGCCGCGTGGTGGCGATCTCTTCCATCGCGGGTATCAGGGGCCTCAAGGGCGCCGCCGCCTACTCCGCCTCCAAGCACGGGCTCATTGGCCTCATTCGCGCGCTCAGCGAGGATTACATGGGCAGCGCCTTCACCTTCAACGCGGTCTGCCCCGGCTATGTCGATACCGATATCGTCACCCGCAACGTCGACGCCATCAGCGCCCGCGCCGGGGTGGATGCGGACACCGCCCGGTCCATGATGGTCGACGCCAACCGCCACAAGCGCCTGATTGATCCCTTCGAGGTCGCCGCCGCCGTCACCTGGCTCTGCGACCCGGGATCACAAAGCGTCAACGGCCAGACCATCGAGATCGCCGGCGGCCAGGTCTGA
- a CDS encoding isoprenylcysteine carboxylmethyltransferase family protein — protein sequence MKWIDIPPMWLAGAAALAWGQAAHYPAGLNFGGVWADFAGGLLVGAGLVLMALALMELRRHRTTPIPHLEAERLVTSGIYKRSRNPIYLGDALILAGLILRWDAVLSLPLVPIFVWVIERRFILPEEDRLRRKFRMNFAQYCHKTRRWV from the coding sequence CTGAAGTGGATCGACATACCGCCAATGTGGCTGGCCGGGGCGGCGGCGCTGGCCTGGGGGCAGGCGGCGCACTACCCGGCGGGGCTGAACTTTGGCGGGGTCTGGGCGGATTTCGCGGGCGGGTTGCTGGTGGGCGCGGGGCTGGTGCTGATGGCGCTGGCGCTGATGGAGCTCAGGCGCCACAGGACCACGCCGATCCCGCATCTTGAGGCGGAGCGGTTGGTCACGTCGGGCATCTACAAGCGCAGCCGCAACCCGATTTACCTGGGCGACGCGCTGATCCTGGCCGGGCTGATCCTACGCTGGGACGCGGTGCTGAGCCTGCCGCTGGTGCCGATTTTCGTCTGGGTGATTGAGCGGCGCTTCATCCTGCCCGAGGAGGACCGGTTGCGACGAAAGTTTCGAATGAATTTCGCGCAATACTGTCATAAGACCCGACGTTGGGTTTGA
- a CDS encoding MmcQ/YjbR family DNA-binding protein, translating into MSRDAFMEFCASLPATTHVVQWGNADVWKVGGKVFAIAGWNDGRDAYTFKASDIAYEVLQDQPGIRPAPYLASRGMKWLQVHDDPGLSDDSLRDHFKASYDMVVAGLTKKKRTELGL; encoded by the coding sequence CTGTCCCGCGACGCGTTCATGGAATTTTGCGCGTCGCTCCCCGCCACCACCCATGTTGTTCAATGGGGCAACGCCGATGTCTGGAAAGTCGGCGGCAAGGTCTTCGCCATCGCCGGATGGAACGACGGGCGCGACGCCTACACGTTCAAGGCCTCGGACATCGCCTATGAGGTCCTTCAGGATCAGCCCGGCATCCGCCCTGCCCCCTACTTGGCCTCGCGCGGGATGAAGTGGTTGCAAGTCCACGATGATCCGGGCCTCTCCGACGACAGCCTGAGGGATCATTTCAAAGCGTCTTACGACATGGTTGTGGCAGGCCTCACCAAGAAGAAACGCACCGAACTCGGCCTCTGA